DNA sequence from the Marmota flaviventris isolate mMarFla1 chromosome 15, mMarFla1.hap1, whole genome shotgun sequence genome:
AAGTGTAAGTAGCCATATATGGCTAAAAGCTATGGTAATGGACACAGTGTTCTAGATTCaagttcatttttagaaaataaaaatgcacttGGTAAAGTACATCTCTTCTTAAGACCTCCAAAAACAGCCAGGTAATGGCATTATTTgttcaaaatgaacttttctggGTAAactcttaagaaaaataatgcGCTGTCTACACTCAATAGACGAGGAAATGAGGTGATTCAATGGCAATTCTAGCATCAGGTCTTTTGGCTCACTCCCAGGATTACTCTCCATTTCCATCTGAAGCCATTCCTATctcactttacattttaaaagttcctCCTCAGTCCTTGGTGGCCTCTCCCTGGACAGATTAGGTAGCCAGTGGATCTCAGTTTTTCCCTCTAAACAGAGAGGTTGACTTTTTCCAGGCATTTGGGAAACACACCAATAAACTTTAGAGCACAATTATCACCAAATACCTTCCTTGTAATGGTCCAGTGGAGGAAGGGGGGACGGCATGAAACATCTGTGGAACTCAGGTAGAAGATGAATTTGAGACTGAAAATGAAGGGAGGAGGGCCATTTTCCCTGAACAGCTTTTCCACGTCCACTCATGAAGGAAAGAAACCCCCACTTCAGGAGACTCAAGAGacttttccatgtgaattttccGATGCTGACTGAGATAGGCACTTCTGCTGAAGCATTTCTCACAGTCGGGACATTTGTAAGGTTTTTCTCCTATGTGGGTCCTTCGGTGCCTGATGAGGTTAAAGCTTTGACTGAAGCACTCTCCACAGTCGGGGCATTTataaggtttctctcctgtgtgagtCCTCTGGTGGATCACCAGGGTGGAACTCTGACTGAAAGTCTTCCAGCACTCAGAACACCTGTAAGGCTTCTCCCCCGTGTGCGTTCTCTGATGTCTAATGAGGTGGGAGCTAAGGCCGAAACTCTTCCCACATTCACagcatttatagggcttctctcctggcTGGACTCTGCAGTCCTCTACCATACTGCAGTCCTGATGCACACTTTCCTCATATTCAGAATTTCCACAGGACTTCTCTCCTGTGTGCGTTTTCTGGTGTGCTATAAGGTTGGAGCTTCGACTAAAATTCTTCCCACATTCTGCACAGGGATAGGGTTTTTCTCCCGTATGGATTCTCTGATGCTTAATTAGAGTAGAATTACAACCAAAGCCTTTTCCACATTCAggacatttgtagggcttctcacCTGTGTGTGTCCGCTGGTGGCGGATCAGACTGGAACTTTGACTGAAGCTCTTTCCACAGTCGGGGCActtgtagggcttttctccagtgtgagtccTCTGATGTTCTATTAGGACATAGCTGTGGCTGAAGCCTTTTCCACAGATGGGACACTCGTATGGCTTCTCACCTGTGTGTGATCTGTGGTGCTGAATGAGGTGAGAGCTGCTGCTGAAACTCTTCCCACACTCGggacatttgtagggtttctcccCTGTGTGCGTCCTCTCATGGATAATAAGATGGGAGGTGTTGCTGAAGCTTTTCCCACACTCTCCACACTGGTacggcttctccccagtgtgtgTTCTCAGATGCTGGATCAGGTGAGAACTATTACAGAAGCATTTCTCACACTCAGAGCATTTATAAGGCTTTTCTCCGGAGTGGGTCCTCTGATGAGTACGCAAATGAGAACTATTACTGAAGCTTTTCCAACATTCCaaacatttgtagggtttctctcccaAGGATGAATTCTGATGTACAGAGACACTGTTATGTTGTTCTGTGTCCCATTCCTGGTGGTTGggtttttctgcttttcttataCAATTTTCCCAACACTGTGACATGCCATCATTCTCATAGGAATCATGACACCACATCTCATCTTCTTGGGACCATGGTAATGGTGTTTCTTTTGTATCCTCATTCTTAATATTCTCTGGTCCATGATGTTTAGGCCATTTTGAAACTCTATCTTTAAGACAGAGTTTCTCTGCCTGAGGAGCATTGTGTTGAGCAGTTCCCATAATATTCTTACTTTCATCtcctgcaaaaataaacaaatattctaaACATATTTCCTGATCTCTACTAGAAAATTCTGAATTGTAGTGAAACAGAGGAAAAAACAATGTAAAACCTCAtcaagtattttatattaaaaaaaaaaaaaagtattttcaagcTTTTATTCTATGTGTTCACCAGAAGCAGGAGAATTAACAGCACAAGTGAAGCAATTGAACCTGTTAGCAACTGTCAAGGAGAACCTcaatctaaacataacacattAAACTTTATGCTAgaagatgtgaaagaaaaaagggaatcTAAGTAGGGGTGAAAGTGTACAGGATCCCATCTGACAACATCCAACCTGTCAACAGCTTAGTTAAAATATGAGCAAATATAGAAATAACAATAACCACCTTTACTAAGAACAGGAGCTTTCCATGTGATATCTCATTAATcctaaaatatttgtgaaatacagATTATCATTCATCATCTTTtccttaaagatgagaaaactgaggccaaaATAATTAACACAATTTATAAGTGACAGAGCAGAGATCCAAGGTAAGTGTTGTCTCATTCTAACACCTTGTTCTGTCCACAGGGTCTCTAgcacacctttttttttaaagagagagagagagagggagggagggaggagagagaatcttttttttttaatatttattttttagttttcagcggacacaacatctttgtttgtatgtggtgctgaggatcgaacctgggccacacgcatgccaggcgagcgctaccgcttgagccacatccccagccctctctagcACATCTTGTAACAAACTGCCTAACCATTCAGACAATCTTCTCAATCCCTCACCTGAAAAGAGGACTTTCAAATTTTCCCTCTTGGTGAAACCTTTAGACTCTGCCACCAACAGTTCCTTTCCTTGCTCCATCACAATAATCATAGCCAGGTTAGGGAGCAGAAACCCTGTGGATGGAAACAGGGGTCACATTTGGAGGCACTTGTTCTAAGTttattcctccttccttcccaacCATTACAACATAGCAATTGTAGGCACAGAATGTTCTGTTGAGACCATACTGAAGAAAATTGGCTGTGTTCAGAAATAAGAGTAAACCTGATTTACctattctaagaaaataatttttaaattatcataattTATACTATTTATTATTACCTTTGCATTAAAAATCTGAAGGTCAAGCTTCAAATATAGACATGAACACTAGTACTCAATGTCCACTCAtagaaatacctttttttttgagagaaagagaattttttaatatttattttttttagttttcagtggacacaatatctttattttaacgtggtgctgaggatcgaacccagcgccccacgcatgccaggcgagcacgctactgcttgagctacatccccaatatttgaaaaaacaaaatattcttgcAGAAAAGGCATCAATAGTAACTTATAAAGACTCCAAGAAATCCCTATGCTGGCATAAGAAGCAGCTAAAGAAGAGAAAGCAACTTGTTTAGTTTCAAAAGAATAACCAGGTGGTTGACAGAAGGAAGAAAGTCAGTTTCAATGGAAAGTTAAGATTTATAAAATCAGTACAACAAAATAGAACAAAGCAGAGCTGAAATAATTGTAGCCCGTCACTTCTAAGTATAAAAGGGAGACAAAACAGGGACTTCTTCCAGGCTTGCACTTAGTTTATTAACCTATCATAATCATGCTGTCCATTTCAGCCCACCCTTCATCTTCTGGAGCCAACTACACCCCCTGACCACTTTAAGGGATAAGAGAATGTGGTCTACCACCGGAAGGCAGTTATCTATGGACTTGGATTCATTTCAGGGTGTAAATAATACAAAAGAGCCTAAAATGAAGAATCTCCAAAGGTacacatattaaaaacaaacgaacaaaaaacCAGTATGATTTTTATCCAGCTGCTGCTTGTCATGTGTCAGATAGTGAAATAAATAATCTGCATGGTTCTCTTGTCATTCTCAAAATAGCCTGAGGTGTATAAATAGCCCCacatattttaatctttaaaaaaaaatcttaaagatgGTTTCACAGATAAGTTGAAAGGTATAAAGAAGCTTTCCCAAGGTAAAACCAGGAAACAGTAGAGCAGGATTGGGAGGCCCACCTCCTGGATGCCCATCCGATACTGCGATACTGCGAAGCAGAGCAGACACAGCGGAGGAGAGTGGGGAGCAGCGCCGGGCTTAATCCCGAAATGCAAATACTCCTCCAAGAGTGCCTCCACTGTTGTGGACGTTCCCAAACACACTCGGCATCTGGGGCCGGTTATATAAGGGGAAGTGACCTAAATCACAGACATTCCCAGTGTTTCAGTGGGAAGAAAAAATCCTATACCTGAAGgcaaaacggggggggggggggcgggggctaTTAAAACGGGTATTTCTATCCAGGAATTTAGCAAGGACTCAAGGGTTCGGGGGGCCGATCCACGTCCCACCGTTTCCCCTGCGATACTATATTGGCTTTGGAGCTAAGGGGGCAAATTCAGGTCATCAATGACACAACCCGATGTCCTTAAGAGGTCACGCCACTGAGAATGGCCGCTGTCACTGGGACAGCGTAGACAGGTGAGGGGTGGAGCGCAGCTCTGGACGGACAGCCCTCAGGGGAAACGCGCTGCGCTCGGGACACCGCGCCCGCCCGCGCGACCCCCGGACGCCGGCGCCGCAGCTCCGCCCTCCCGCCCGCAGCCCTCGGCTCCCGGACCGGAGGACTCACGGTTCCGGGCTGCGCTCCCGGCGCGCCGCCTCCCAGCGACCCCCAGGGGTCCCGGAGGAAGAGCCCTGTCCCGGCCGACCCCGCCCCGGCCGACCCAACCACCCGGGGTCCCAAATGCTCCGACCGAGACCGGGACAGGAAGTGGCCCCGACCTCCCCGGCGGGCTGTGCGGGGGCCCCTCTAGGATGCAGCGCTCGTTGATCTTAACCCTTAGAGTCCCGGGCTAGGAGCGCGCCGGGGATTTCCTGTGCTGTGATTGGCCAGCTGTGACCGCGTTCCTCGGCGCCTCGGGATGGGGGCCTGATTGGCGCTTGTGCTTTCCTTGCCATCCGGGTGTCATCAGATTGATCTTTAGCATCTTTACCATTATCCCAGCATAATCAAAATCAATATAGTATTCAAGATCCTCTTGCTTTGGTTCTCATCGCTCTGAGTATGGATACACGTTGACCTTTCGTGAAACAGTTGGAGAGCCGAGCACCGTTTATAAGTCGCCCTTATTAATAACGCTTGGAGAAGCAGgtacttctctttcattttccccCCATGCCACACACACCAAGACTGAGATGGTCAGGGAAGTCCTCTGGTCAGGGAAGTCCTCTCAGGTAAGGAGAAATATCCTCTTATCTGAGAGGAACTATGAAGGAAGGAAATGGACACATGAACCACCCAGTTGTTTAAGGGGGGAACAATAAGGACAAAGGAATAGTAAAGAAAAAGACCTTGAGATAGAAACACATAAGGTGCAAAGCAGTGAGACTCACATTAGCAGGAGGTGATGTCAGAGAAGTATCAAGAGGCCCTGCAAGATAGACAAGAGATGTGGCATTCAGATTCCCATTCCAGGAAGGACTTGTCCAACCTCGGGAGTGTGATGAGCAGGGGAGTGTGATGAGCATCCAGCTTGCATCTGCCAGCCCGTAAGCGTCGCTGCAGCTGTGAAGAGCCCCTCCCAAGCTCACACCCTCTCCCGGAAGCTCACACCCAGGGACTGTTGAAGGTCCAAAGCAAGAAAACTCTTAAACCATTCCAGCTCCTGAGTTCTCAGTGGGCAGGCAGAGGATGCTGGTGCCAGGCCTCAGCTGCAGGTCAGCTCCCGCCTCTGCTCAAACTGGATTCCTTCTCCTCTCTCGCACAGACATTGATCCCAAGGACACTCTGCAGTAAACATCCTGGACAGCAATCAGTCTTCAGAATCTGCTTTCTAAACAAACAACCCCAAAATACACAAACATACCACAGAACATTCCCTCCCATTCTGGCCTCAGCTACTCAATTCCTCCCTCCATGGCAACCATAGCTGTCTGTTTgtgtcatttataaataaatatatgtgagcAAATACATACCTACTGGCaaacacacagatgcacacacacatacacacgtacacacatacGCACAGGTAATAATCGAAAATAgatgtttgtttcctttgctgggcatGTAGTAAACTGCTCACTTGTTCTAAATTTCTCTTCCACTTAACACCCCATCATAGAGAGTTTTCCACCGCAGATACTCCTCTCAGAGCTCccttatttttttcacagttacatagtattccattgtttaATTGTCTGTGGGCCCTTCTGTTGCGGTTGCTTCCAAGCCTTTGCTGATACACATATAATGCTGCAATGAGTAACTTCACCTTTGTTTTTCAAAGCTGGATGGATGTTGCGAAATGGTTTGCTCAATATTCAGAGTGCTGGGGTGCTGAGTCCAGCCTTCTCCACATACTGTGTGGCCATCCTCCCACTGGGAATCCTGTCTGAGGATTTTGATTTTGCCTCCCTGCTGAGGAGAATTGGTGTTGTGGACTGAATCGTTTCTACGCATATTTGAAGCCCTAACAACTAATGTGACTACATTTGGAGAGGGGGGCCTTTAGAGAACTTATTACCcttattacctcatttaattaaagttaaatgaggtAATAAGGGTAGGGCCCTAATCTGATAGAAGTAGTGTCcatataagaagaggaaaagaccCAGGATGGATCAAtcgatatctctctctctctctctctctctctctctctctctctctctctctcacacacacacacagacacacacaaacacacacagaggaaagccTCCATGAGGATACAGATGGCCCTCTCAAGCCCACCACTAAGGGTACCTTGGTCTGGATTTCTAGACTCAAAAACTGTGAAAAAAACAAATCTCTGCCATTCAAGCCACCAGTCCATGCTGTACAGCCACACAAGCAGAC
Encoded proteins:
- the Znf572 gene encoding zinc finger protein 572 isoform X1; translation: MIIVMEQGKELLVAESKGFTKRENLKVLFSGDESKNIMGTAQHNAPQAEKLCLKDRVSKWPKHHGPENIKNEDTKETPLPWSQEDEMWCHDSYENDGMSQCWENCIRKAEKPNHQEWDTEQHNSVSVHQNSSLGEKPYKCLECWKSFSNSSHLRTHQRTHSGEKPYKCSECEKCFCNSSHLIQHLRTHTGEKPYQCGECGKSFSNTSHLIIHERTHTGEKPYKCPECGKSFSSSSHLIQHHRSHTGEKPYECPICGKGFSHSYVLIEHQRTHTGEKPYKCPDCGKSFSQSSSLIRHQRTHTGEKPYKCPECGKGFGCNSTLIKHQRIHTGEKPYPCAECGKNFSRSSNLIAHQKTHTGEKSCGNSEYEESVHQDCSMVEDCRVQPGEKPYKCCECGKSFGLSSHLIRHQRTHTGEKPYRCSECWKTFSQSSTLVIHQRTHTGEKPYKCPDCGECFSQSFNLIRHRRTHIGEKPYKCPDCEKCFSRSAYLSQHRKIHMEKSLESPEVGVSFLHEWTWKSCSGKMALLPSFSVSNSSST
- the Znf572 gene encoding zinc finger protein 572 isoform X2, producing the protein MGTAQHNAPQAEKLCLKDRVSKWPKHHGPENIKNEDTKETPLPWSQEDEMWCHDSYENDGMSQCWENCIRKAEKPNHQEWDTEQHNSVSVHQNSSLGEKPYKCLECWKSFSNSSHLRTHQRTHSGEKPYKCSECEKCFCNSSHLIQHLRTHTGEKPYQCGECGKSFSNTSHLIIHERTHTGEKPYKCPECGKSFSSSSHLIQHHRSHTGEKPYECPICGKGFSHSYVLIEHQRTHTGEKPYKCPDCGKSFSQSSSLIRHQRTHTGEKPYKCPECGKGFGCNSTLIKHQRIHTGEKPYPCAECGKNFSRSSNLIAHQKTHTGEKSCGNSEYEESVHQDCSMVEDCRVQPGEKPYKCCECGKSFGLSSHLIRHQRTHTGEKPYRCSECWKTFSQSSTLVIHQRTHTGEKPYKCPDCGECFSQSFNLIRHRRTHIGEKPYKCPDCEKCFSRSAYLSQHRKIHMEKSLESPEVGVSFLHEWTWKSCSGKMALLPSFSVSNSSST